From the Bdellovibrio reynosensis genome, one window contains:
- a CDS encoding efflux RND transporter permease subunit, which yields MRLSDISIKNPVFAWMLMFGLMIFGLISFSRMGVSQLPDVDFPTVNVSVTMSGAAPEVMELQVVDPIESALMTVEGIQSIKSNSKTGSASITVEFDLDRNIDVALQDVQAKVAGVQRLLPDDVDPPTLSKTNPDDQPILWLALTYEKNDPEFMMRYARDYLKDRFTTVEGVGDIFLGGYTDPVMRVHVRPKDLMRYNISVNDVMDAVKNEHSELPGGYITTEKKTFNVRTLGEAKTEDEFRSIVISRRAGQTVADPTNMVKISQVADASLGLDKIERLSRFNGLPALGLGIRKQRGTNAVSVAQAVKEKIDEIQPQLPPGMKVQVNFDSTKFIEQSVHELNKHLILAVIFTSLVCWMFLGSWSATFNVLLSIPTSLLGAFIGLYFLGYTLNMFTLLGLTLAIGIVVDDAIMVLENIFRYNENGRGRIESAILGAREISFAAMAATAAVIAIFLPVAFMKGIIGKFFMQFGVTISLAVFLSLVESLTITPMRCAGFVHHGERKTKLGRGFEAFMENLKFVYEKYLKLSLAHPWKVLVGSLVFVALSFISIKFLNKEMNPAQDQSIFLARLVLPVGTSLSHTDAQTKKAEQWFLSRPEIKQVYAAIGGFGGGVSDSNITMMFVTMKDKGERGKDPESGKELSQQEFMQVARKALAKIEDVRPILMDLSQQGFGGGRGYPIEFTILGSDWDKLAKYTETMMKEMEKSGLMVDVDSNYLLGMPEIQVKPDRVSAAQHGVSINSIGTTVNALIGGVKVGEFPQGGHRYDIKVKLVDQGDPMNEIKTLFVGNSRGNLIPLPRVTKDEVGSSLQAISRVNRQRAITVTANMKPGVSQQAAMAYVENKAKEILEPGYMIDPGGSSKTFKESFQSLIFALVMGLVIAYMVLASQFNSFIDPVTILMALPFSFSGAFFALLMTGQSLNMFSMIGLLLLMGIVKKNSILLIEFTNTVRDRGTREAINALIEACPIRLRPILMTSVATIAAAIPSATATGAGSETMRPMAICLIGGVVVSTALTLFVVPVAYLLMDKFKQRDVVREKTKQAFAAVGTEALE from the coding sequence ATGAGACTCTCAGATATTTCAATTAAGAACCCGGTGTTTGCTTGGATGTTGATGTTCGGGTTGATGATTTTCGGTCTAATTTCATTTTCACGCATGGGCGTAAGCCAGCTGCCAGACGTGGATTTCCCGACAGTGAATGTCAGCGTCACAATGAGTGGGGCGGCTCCGGAAGTCATGGAACTTCAAGTTGTCGATCCAATTGAAAGCGCCTTGATGACGGTTGAAGGGATTCAATCGATTAAATCAAATAGTAAAACGGGATCAGCCTCTATCACGGTCGAATTTGATTTGGATCGCAACATCGATGTGGCTTTGCAAGACGTTCAAGCTAAAGTCGCTGGTGTTCAGCGTTTGCTTCCAGACGATGTGGATCCGCCAACTCTTTCTAAAACAAATCCTGATGACCAACCGATTCTGTGGCTGGCGCTTACGTATGAAAAGAACGATCCAGAATTCATGATGCGCTATGCGCGCGATTATTTGAAAGATCGTTTCACAACGGTTGAAGGAGTCGGTGATATTTTCTTAGGTGGTTACACGGATCCTGTGATGCGCGTGCACGTTCGTCCTAAGGATCTGATGCGCTATAATATATCTGTTAACGACGTTATGGATGCCGTTAAAAACGAACACTCAGAACTTCCTGGTGGATACATCACAACCGAAAAAAAGACTTTCAACGTAAGAACCTTGGGTGAAGCGAAAACGGAAGATGAGTTCCGTTCCATCGTCATCAGCCGTCGTGCCGGTCAAACTGTCGCGGACCCAACGAACATGGTTAAGATTTCTCAAGTTGCAGATGCAAGCCTTGGCCTAGATAAGATCGAGCGTCTATCGCGCTTTAACGGTCTACCTGCGCTGGGTTTAGGTATTCGTAAGCAGCGTGGCACAAACGCCGTATCTGTGGCGCAGGCAGTGAAAGAAAAAATCGACGAGATTCAACCGCAACTTCCTCCGGGCATGAAAGTGCAAGTGAACTTTGATAGTACAAAGTTCATCGAACAATCCGTGCATGAGCTTAATAAGCATTTGATCTTAGCTGTTATTTTTACATCGCTTGTGTGTTGGATGTTCTTAGGAAGTTGGTCTGCGACCTTTAATGTGTTGTTGTCGATTCCAACCTCACTTCTTGGTGCGTTTATTGGTCTTTACTTCCTTGGATATACTTTGAACATGTTCACACTGTTGGGTCTGACGCTGGCGATTGGTATCGTCGTGGATGATGCCATCATGGTGTTAGAAAATATCTTCCGGTATAACGAAAACGGCCGGGGACGAATTGAGTCTGCTATCTTAGGTGCAAGGGAAATTTCTTTTGCCGCCATGGCAGCCACCGCTGCAGTTATTGCGATCTTCCTACCAGTTGCCTTCATGAAAGGTATTATCGGTAAGTTCTTTATGCAATTCGGTGTGACGATTTCTTTAGCGGTTTTCTTATCGCTAGTTGAGTCTTTGACGATCACACCAATGCGTTGCGCGGGTTTTGTGCATCACGGTGAACGTAAAACAAAACTAGGTCGTGGTTTTGAAGCCTTCATGGAAAACTTGAAATTCGTCTATGAAAAATACCTTAAACTTTCTTTGGCCCATCCTTGGAAAGTATTGGTTGGCTCGCTGGTGTTCGTAGCGTTGTCCTTCATCTCTATCAAATTCTTGAATAAAGAAATGAACCCGGCCCAGGATCAAAGCATTTTCTTAGCGCGTTTAGTTTTGCCAGTGGGAACTTCGCTTTCCCATACAGACGCGCAAACGAAAAAAGCTGAACAGTGGTTCCTATCGCGTCCTGAAATTAAACAAGTTTATGCGGCTATCGGTGGTTTTGGTGGCGGTGTTTCTGATTCCAACATCACGATGATGTTCGTGACCATGAAAGATAAAGGCGAGCGCGGTAAAGATCCTGAATCAGGAAAAGAACTTAGCCAGCAGGAATTCATGCAAGTGGCTCGTAAAGCTTTAGCAAAAATCGAGGATGTTAGACCGATCTTGATGGATCTATCCCAACAAGGTTTCGGTGGCGGTCGTGGTTATCCGATTGAATTTACGATCTTAGGTTCTGATTGGGATAAGCTCGCGAAATACACAGAAACCATGATGAAGGAAATGGAAAAAAGTGGCCTGATGGTGGACGTGGATTCCAATTACCTTTTAGGTATGCCAGAAATCCAAGTGAAACCAGATCGGGTTTCAGCAGCCCAACATGGGGTTAGCATTAACTCTATCGGTACAACCGTCAATGCGCTGATCGGGGGCGTGAAAGTAGGGGAGTTCCCACAAGGCGGACATCGTTACGATATTAAGGTGAAGCTTGTTGATCAGGGTGATCCGATGAATGAAATCAAAACTTTGTTCGTTGGAAACAGCCGTGGAAATCTGATTCCGTTACCAAGAGTGACGAAGGATGAAGTGGGTTCAAGCTTACAAGCGATTTCTCGCGTGAATCGTCAAAGAGCGATCACGGTGACTGCGAATATGAAACCCGGCGTTTCTCAACAAGCGGCCATGGCCTATGTTGAAAACAAAGCTAAGGAAATCCTTGAGCCAGGTTATATGATCGATCCAGGCGGAAGTTCTAAAACATTTAAAGAATCCTTCCAAAGTTTGATCTTTGCTTTGGTGATGGGTTTAGTTATCGCTTACATGGTACTAGCAAGTCAGTTTAACTCGTTCATCGATCCAGTGACGATTCTGATGGCATTGCCATTCAGCTTTAGTGGGGCTTTCTTTGCGCTGCTAATGACGGGACAGTCGTTAAATATGTTCTCGATGATTGGGTTACTATTATTGATGGGGATCGTGAAAAAGAACTCGATCTTACTGATTGAGTTTACGAACACCGTACGTGACCGCGGAACCAGAGAAGCTATTAACGCTTTAATCGAAGCGTGTCCGATTCGCCTTCGCCCTATCTTGATGACCTCTGTTGCGACTATCGCAGCGGCGATACCATCAGCGACAGCAACGGGAGCTGGCTCAGAAACAATGCGTCCAATGGCGATTTGTTTGATCGGCGGGGTTGTGGTTTCAACAGCACTGACGTTGTTCGTAGTTCCAGTGGCCTACTTGTTGATGGATAAATTCAAACAGCGCGATGTCGTTCGTGAAAAAACCAAACAGGCCTTTGCGGCGGTGGGAACTGAAGCTCTTGAATAA